The genomic segment ttaattaaTTAAGCAAATTGTTGCTGGGCAAAATTTTGCGGAATTTAATATGTAAAAATAAGGGATGAGGTACATTAGGTTGTAATTCGGACCGGTCGCATGTGGTGTTGACAGCAATGGCGCCATCATGCTGACAAGTGGCTGTGCCATGTGCATCCTTTGAGCGGAAGGGAGAAATATTACTGAGTGCAGCTTTAATCAGACacatggcacacacacacacacacacataagtaGAAAGCGTAATGGCACAATGTCACTGTCAGTCATTCTGTGCTTGTCAGTTTCCGGCAAGGCTGCGCACTTTGTGTTGACAGCCCATAAGTTGTGTttgacgcacacatacacacacacacacaccaacacacaagGTGGTTCAGAATACACGCACTTCGAAGTGTAGCCAGAGCGGAATAGATGGTGTTTTAAGATGATGGATGCCTTCTCTGCCCAGAAAGATTAAGCCAGACCTCTAGCGATAAGTTAGCTGGCGATGCGTTCAGCGTACACAGTAATTGTGATTGCTCGACAGGAGCGTTTGCCGTACTGTGGGGTGTTTGGGTGGCAAatgtgcaaaaaataaatacataaaaagtgAAAGATTGCATCTGTGTGTACTCATTTATCACACAGCAATACTGCAAATGCAGTCAAACGTCATTAGAACATAGTTCAGCAAGCCGCCGAGGATTAAACTgcatgttttgctttttctccGTGTTCTCCCTCCATTTGCAGGCGGATAGGCACTGACCCTTGCCGCAAACCATGAAAATTGGTGAGGAATTCACACCACCCCTAAGAGGTTCAAAATCTGCCAATAGTTGCCACAAGATGGtgacaaagcactacttttattATAGACGTTCCTATGGCCTGTGTAAATAAAGCTTCTTCCTTATCTTCGACATACTGTTGTTCCTTTGCAAACAAGAAACTCTTGAATGGCAGCTAAGAATACAGTAAACACTTGAACATAACTTGGATTTGTTATTAAGGTTagtgtgttttgtttgtttattagtGGTTAATTTTACACAGGCTATAAGAAAAAATGGATCCCAGAGGCTGCTAGCCAAAAGTCAGCTGGGTCCTGTCTGAATCCAACGTGTCAGGTGTCGCTCTTGGGTTTCGGACCCCCACAAGTGCCCCATCTGATGGACACTCTCATTGGATTATTCATGAAAAGAGAGGAATGTTTGTATGCTCAAAACAAAGAATTCTTTCCGTCTGCAATACGTTTTATTGTATAAACAGCCTAAAAAAACAACTGCACACGTCTGAGATTCCGAGTTCCAAACTTTCCTTCtatcttcctgtgtggagtttcagGCCTTTGAACGTGGATTTTGTCACACGTAAGCGCCTTTAATTCTTTCATCATTGTGTTCTTAGCAATGATGTCATGGGGTTAACCTGCCTCGATGACCCCTCATTAGCCCCTTGACCCCTGACATCATGCACACTGCAACGGAGTGTGCTGGTATTTCCTTTGGCACATACTGTAGGAGTTCATAATTAATGGCCGATGCATGCTTTTGagatgtgggagaaaaccagagtgcccggaaaaacccacacaggcacggggagaacatgcaaactccacacgcattttttatttattattaattgaCATGAGAGGTAGAAAGCACGTTTGAATTGAAAAAGCCATGTGACACAAACGTGGGCTCTTATATTTCtacaactgaggagatttgctgCATAAATCACAGCGCGTTTAAAACATTCAATTGAAAGCTGTTCGAGAGAGTCGCAGTGTAAATCAGCATAAGTGATCAAGATAGATTTTTTTAACCCTCTTTTTGTTAATGTATGGTAGCGTCCGAGCACATGCAATAACTCAGGTGCGGAGGAAGGCAAGACTGATGGGTCACGCCATTGACAAGGTGATTGACCCTTCAGTTGACCGCCACTGACGGCTCAGGAAAATTTGGCTAATGGTGGCGAGCCGTGCAAGCGTAAACAACATGCAGACTTTTCCATCACAAGGTTTCTAACCTCGGTTTTAACGGCTTGTAATGGCACCTTCCTTCGCAAGTCATTAGCATTGCCCTCACACACGTCATGCTCTTGTGACAATCACATGGACGTGCTAGCCTCTGTATGTTTTAGGAATGAAACCTGTGTCATCTTTGATGAACACTTAGGCCAAATATGctactgtattttaatgttgGTCATGGTGATACTTGGCAAGTTGgggtttatcttttttttttttttttatggaggaaCTTGGTATAAGAAGtttgaaaagcaaatgtttTTACAGAATGAAATGGATTTCTTAATATAGATTCAATTGTCTTGGTCAGAGGTCACCATGTTTATAAATTAAAGGATTGCAGCAAAGATTCAAAACACTGGTTTTAACTATAGTTTTAATTAGTTTACTCCATTGTGCCACTTTCATCACCTCAGAAACTTATTTTTCCATTTGTATTCTAAAAAGTACATCCTATACACAACACCTACAGGAAAGCAAAATAAACTGTTAAGATAAAGTGAATTAACATCAAGGCACACCAGCCTATTACTCTGCTTCAGAACACACCAAACAGACTTTTTGATTAAAACTTTCAATCATTAAAGACTCCCTCATCTTATTAGCCTGAATAATTGATTTAATTTGTCTCGCAACAACTCCCGCTCTCACCTCTACTTAGTTAATGAATTAATTGATTGagcacctgtgtgtgtgtgtgtgtgtgtgtgtgtgtgtgtgtgtgtgtgtgtgtgtgtgtgtgtgcgtgcgtgcgtgcgtgcgtgcgtgcgtgcgtgcgtgcgtgcgtgcgtgcgtgcgtgcgtgcgtgcgtgcgtgcgtgcgtgctgctAGAAACGTGAAAGCACTCAAAACTTTGCAGTTGTATCCCATTTTAATGTCTtggatgtttgttttttaaatgaagacatGTGACAGTTTTgggagttttgttttgtttttggtatttccgtttttttgtgttgaacagttcaataaaaatttaattaaagAAAACCAAAAAAGTCTAAACGGAAGTACAATACTCAAAGAGCCGATGAGAAGTCACCAATTTCGCAACATTCAGCCAATCAGAGCCTATAAATTGAATTTCAATTTCTAACGTAAACTGCACATTTGAAGACGCAGTTGTGTGTATTTGCAGGGCTTAGAGTCTTTATTATGAGAAACTCACAATTGGAGTAATGGCGCCCTCTAGTGTATGAACTACTTTCTGTTGCTTACTCCATGTCAAGGTAGATGTAATAGATGATGATCACAACACTGTTTGTTCTTCTAATTTTGCGCTTGCCCTTAAATCACCAACAGCAAAATAAtcaattttgtttgtttatggaAGTTATGCGCATTTGTCTggctgtctgtccgtccgtccgtccgtccgtccgtccgtttgtGATACTGGCCCTTTAAATGCGCAGTGCCGTCAACCCGTTTGTCGTGCCGCATTTTGCGACATCGGGTGATTTCCGGCAGTTTTATCCCCGCCAGCAACAGCATCATCTGGCTTGTAGCATGTAAGTATGCTCGATATGTAAGTAAGCATGCTTAGTATGCTATAACTATGCTCAATGGATAGAATAAaaggactgaaaatgacattattattctgcaaGGTGGTTAAATGACAATTAAGGTGCTGCTTTCCACAAACATTAGAGCAGGCTAGCATTTTGCTAACACAAGTGTCATACGCAATTGCTCTCCAAGTGGAGATGAGCTATTGTCTGACTTACCGCCACTAAGTAGTAAAGTCGTAATTACGGTAAATGCTTGTGAGGAATACACTACTTGTGCACAAATACGAAATAAGTAATTTAGTAATTTGTTAGTGGTAGCTTTTTGCAAGCTGAGTTACGGTGAGTTTTGTTAGAAGCGGATTGTGTTTGCTAAGTGACACTTAACTCACAGTATTGTGTCATGATACCAAACCACAGATGATAGATCCTCAAGTTTATTTTGGGTGACTCcaaaattataattattgttCACAACGCTGttaatttgggggggggggggggggggggggggcggggcacAAATCGCAACACACAGGCATTTATGTCAATATTTTCAATTGTGACGTattagtgacatagaaggtctcGCTTACTAACGCATTTTTCATAAATAACAAAGGCACCAAACTGTTTCTGTACCAACAATTaaagaaaacatcaaatttAATTCATGACAGCAGTAATAGTTAACTATAATCATGACTGCCTAAcacatttttttgtcaatgtCAGATTTATTTGCAGGAAATAACCCTTGAGTACAATGCAGATGTTGCAAAAACACCGGTCATCTAAtgtgtttcttttgtttttagtcTGTGGATTCTCCTCAAAAGAAGACCATCAGCTACCACATGATGCAAAGAGCAGCAGCTAGCACGTCGTCCAACCGGGGGCTCCTGTAGCCCACCCATGCCTGTGATCCCTATCCCTCGGCGGGTGCGCAGCTTTCATGGCCCCCACACCACCTGCATGCACTCGGCGTGCGGCCCGGCGCACACAACCAAGCTGGTGCGCAGCAAGTACAACAACTTTGAGCTTTACGTGCGCTCGCGCTGCATCTACAGCTTCCTGCGCTTCCTGCTCTACTTCGGCTGCAGCCTGCTCACCTCTCTCCTGTGGGTGGCGCTGTCGGCGCTATTTCTCACGCAGTATATAGGCGTGCGCGTCCTCCTGCGCCTGCAATACAAGCTGTCCGTTATCCTCTTCCTGCTTGGCCATCGGCGCTTGGATTTTGCCGCCATCAACGACCTGGTTATTTACAGCATGCAGATCACCATGTTCATGGTAGGCGGGCTGGGATGGTGCTTCATGGTGTTTGTGGACATGTAGCTGGGATCAAGGTGAGGTAGCAAAAACTTGCAAGAGACCAGAAATTTACCAGTTAGGTTCTTTTGGAAATAGCTGTGAATTTTCAGCATCACAAAGCTCTGTGATTTTCATGTGTTGAGTGTTAAAAAGTACCAATTTTGTCACTTTAACGTGTTTGTGGGTACATGTTtcggggatttttatataagaGTTCCTTTGagtattttttaattgtatgatGGGTTTCTCCAATGCTCCCAAGCGCTGTATGTAGGCAATGGACTTTAAGTTGTCCATTCATGCACCCATTGAATGTCAAGCGATTTTATGTGCATTAAAATTATTCTGTACTACTGGAATAAAAAGTTCCAAGTGTCTGACATTTGTGCATTACAGCGGATGTgagaatcaaaaatgttttggtgATGACCAGAGCTCTTACAGCGCTATAGAATCTGCCTATTTCAAATTCAAATATATGCAAATGAAGCTGGTACCCTGTCATTTGCCGCAGTACTGGTAAATCATCACTGGGTGTCAGTGTCGGTCTTTCAAcagagtaagtttttttttgtgcaaattcCCTTTCATACGCAACTCTTGTTCACTCCGTACGACTTTTTAAATGTGACTAAACATTGCGTAAAATGGATAGCAAGCAAATTTAAGTCATATCTTTGTGAATAAATTTTATAACACATCGTCTACTTTCATGCTTATGTAGTTAAAGGTAATTGGATGCCTACTGCAATATGCGTGTaggtatatatgtgtatgtatatattttacatGTATCTGGTCACATGCTTTGAAAACCAAAGGCTGTCTTTGTGCAGACGATCGTAAAGCATGTGGTTGATGTGTCATCCATCATGTGATGCCATGAGAGCAATTAGTCAAAAGCACAGAAAGCAGTGCCACCTTATATGTCTTTAAAATTATCATTTAGGCAGTACAGTGCAGAAATTTGAAATAAGAAATTATGTTGAAGCATGGATAATTATATGACAACCAGAACGTTGCCAAATCCATCTTGAAGGTCTCACTGATCACCTCAGTGCATAGGTTCTGACCTAGTTAATGTTGAACGGTCAACTTGGAAGTAATAAATTTGTCTCTTGACTCTCAATTCTATCAGCACCTATGTCATGCACTAAATTCAGTTTCTCACGTGTCCTCTGATTCTATGTTAAACAACAAAGCTACTATTGGTCAGTGGCATTTGCACAGTTTTGTACATATGACATTCTGCTTCTTTATTCTGTGTTTAATAAATGTTCCAATGAcggatggggggaaaaaagcggTCTGGTGAATGGGTCCACTGTGCAGCTGTGTCATAAGAGAGACTTCAAATGGAGATGCGCTTGCGGCCGGACTGTTCCGTCCACTGCCCTTCGCATGTCACCGTTATGATGCAAAAATTTGCCATGAAGACGGTGTGAAAGattatctcacacacacatgcacacacactcacacacattcacacacacacttgacaacCAAGATTCTTGCCAAGCATAACAATGGCAATGGCTGCATCCCAATCACCTTATATAGCCTTCAAGGTGGGTGCCTTTTAAAGGTAAAGTGAACTAATAAAAATTCTTTGAAATGTTTCATGTCTATATTTGGTATCAAAACAAGGACAGAAAGATGTGTATTCAAACCAATTTCCATTTAGACTAAAAATAAGATCAGCAAAGCTCAGCATACTTACAGTGTGACATTTGCAAGTTCACATTTATTTTACTTAATCTTGGTGCCTGTGTTGAAGTTGAAGATTTTTATTCAGACAAAATTTGTGCTTTGGTGCCATTTTACATCATCTTGACAGGGGGTGTGTCAGATTTTTGCGTTCTGTAGCAGGGCTCAGTTCCTTTTTCCAttgcacattttattttgtggcTACCTATTATTGACTGTCATTGTATTTTACCTCAACTAGAATTGACAAGTTTGATTCCTGAGTGTTTTGGCTACTGTGGAGAAGAGCAGCTCAATGTTCATATTGTTTTCATTATTGAGCTTTATGCCGTCTGTACTGGCTGTAGACTGTACATGAACTCAAAAGCTGGTGATCATGAAGTCATGGCAGATGTATTTTCACTTCTTCTTTTTCCCAAAAACAGAAGCTGACCTCTCAGAATGCCTCTTTTCATGCCGTGTCAtacatttcactttttttttttggtcatttcaCCACTAGCACAGGAAAGCTGCATAAAAAGTTGGTTAATATAGCCCACTGGTTTATGAAAGTTtgaaaatgaaatgtatatCAATAAATCATaagccaataaaaaaaatcaacaaattaTAATAAACGATTGATGTGCTCATTCCATCATACAATTTGGAGAGAAAGAGAAACTTTGCTCCTGGCTGCAGTGAGCCATACCACCACCAGCTGGCGCTGCCGGTTTTGccaagaggaaaaacaaaatacagacGCATGCGCATAAACTCGTCCGTAGCTGTCATCTGAGGACACGTGAGGTGACTACACATGTTCACGTTGTTCTCGCGCACAAGGAACCCCTGTGCAGTGTCATTTCTTCGCCTTTTCACGAAAGCACCACGACACACTTGGCCCAACGAAAGGCCGCTTTTGCCATTTTCTAGGTTGAGAAGTGAAGTCAAGTGAAgtgaaggggggagggggtggtTCACCGGCTTCTTGTAAAGCTCCGGAGTGCACCGAGTTCATGTGTCCGTAAAAGGCGGATCGACGAAGATACTTCTCCCGTCGCGTTAGCAAGCTTCCGCATACACCATACCCTCCGTAACCGTCTCCCCACAAACAAGATGTCTGCGTCTTTAAAGCGAAGCGCCGTTTGTCAAACGGGCCATGATGTCAGGCTGCCCCGTCAACTGCTCGCGTGAGCTGAGTTCCACTTCCTGCGCAGGCGGCCAGGCATCGGGCACTCGAAAGGCGAGCGTGGCCGAGGGAGGTGCGCGACGGACGGCCACGAAGGAGCCACAAGAGCCGATAGAAAGGACGGAAGCAAGAACTGGCGGGAGCTGCATTTTTCCACCTAACTTCATTGGTCGTCGCTGCCGACTGACAGTCCATGGACTAGCCACATTTTTTCgggtaaatatatatttaaacatatatatatattgtgtatACATACACATTGCTTTGCGTCTGTGACGCATTGGCTCTGTGTctcatttgaatgtgctgaCATGACACTGCGGTGCTGCGTTCGAGTTTCAAAAGTCATCTCAAAATGGTTGCCCCTAGTTCTATTAATTTGTTAAAATGTTGGCATACTTTTAACCGTCGGTGACTACCAGTGGGGAAAGTgcctttttaaaacaaaaaaaatattaaaaaatccaAAGTTGCGTCACTGTGAAGTCAAAACAAAACCCAAATCTCCACCCACACTGAAGCGTGGGAGTCCTGCAATGCACAGactatctttttttccccttttctccCACTGCAGTGAACACATCATCTCTTTGAATGGCTGCTTTTTGTGTGCCACTGTAACTGTAGAAGTGCATTTGGGGTGAGAAGGatttaaatgtcatttttgtgtgtgtggctgtTCACACTCCTTGAACCCTGAGGTCACAATGGTTCTACATTCACTTCTTTATGGATATTTTTTTGATACATATTATacacattatatatttttttacaagtaTCAGAATATCAAACTGTGTGTGTGGATTCCCAGTCCTTTCCTCAGCAATACTCATttagagttttttttccccaacctgCTCATCCTTGTCAGTCAGACTAATGTGAAGTGGTGCGTTTTTTCCAGGTCTATGTGGTTTTGTACGCATTACTCtttacatttcattttagcCTTTGAGACTGCCAGATAGTAAAGCGCAGCCAAAAATAACAGATCAGACTTCTGCCGAGGCCAAACAGAATCTTAAAGTGCATCAGCAGCCCCTTTTGGAATGTTCCCTTTAGAGCACCGTGGAATTAATGGAAAATATTGAAGGAAAGTAGTATAATTCTATGATATTAGCAACTTAATGCAGGTCTGCGCAATAATTTGGGGTAATACAAAGAATAAATAATCTGATGTTCTTGGGCAATTGGAAAATCTGAAGGCTTGTGCGAATTCATAACAAAACACCCGCTGTTGTATCAGATCATTTCCAATCTATcaagccatccattttctacactgCTTATCCTGTTAAGGGTCTTGCCAGATCTGGTGATGCCAACGTCTAAGTGTCTGTCTTAGCGCCATAATGTAAAACAGGAAAAGGTacaaaaaagccaaagaaaaagcaagaATGTATAACCTTGAGGtctgtgtttactgagtgtgtgCGACATCACGATTGAATTTTGTTCTACGGTTAACACTAATGCAGTATCTGTAGTCCCTGCAAATTTGCGACTCGTAGTTTatttgattaccgtattttccagactataaatcacactttttttcatagtttggccgggtgcgacttatactcaggagcgacttatatgtgaagttattacttgatcattaacacattactcacTAACTAGtatatcacttcacatgttattttcacactaaatcaCATGAGGCCGCTCTggtcctgtggaataattggatctGCAACTCACGATGAGTCTAACGTCAGCGACATACAAGAGGAAGTGTCGCATCTACTTCCTGAGTCAgtggagttgtttataagtgacacagaggacgaagatttcaatggatttaatgatttggagtgactcgGTTGGTTCGATAAATTTGCTGAAATTGAATGTTATTGAGAACGCAATAAAAACACTGCAGTATGTTAAAATGGAAAGATTGCATGGGTAAGATTTACAAAGTGTTTTAACAATTTAAGTTGCCGTAGGAATTTTGAGTTGCGATACctgttttttgtattttcacTTGGGAGATGACATGAAACGTTATGTAAGTCAGACACAGAGTCGACTTTTATGTTTATGATTAACACATGCAAGCACATACACGTGAATAAGTTCATGTGCTTTCTTGTCTCCTTTCTCACTAAACCTTTCCTTGCCTTGGCGCTACTCCAGAGGGTCGTGACAGCACTCGGCAgctgtatttgtgtgcgtgcgtgtgcgtgtgctagCGTGCTAGCTATGTCCCGGGATGCCCTTCCTCCATAGGCCTTGTACTATACAGCATTCCATGAGGGGGCccagggagaggaggaggagggtggaaaagtgtgtgtgtgtgtgcgtgcatgtgtgtgtgtgtgtgcgtgcatgtgtgtgtgtgtgtgcgtgcgtgcatgcatgtgtgtgtgcgtgcgtgcatgcatgtgtgtgtgtgtgtcaagcaGAGAGAACGGCAGCACTTTTCAATCCCATTTGAGGCTTGAAAGCACTGGTGAGAAgcacagggagaaaaaaaaactgcattggTCTGCTCGGCAACACAAAAACAGTCCCTCGATTTTtaagatatttatttttttgcagctttttccttatttacatgacactttttaaacaaaattcACAGTGCATTAAATgcgcctccatttttttttgtttcatttttaatttcatgacAGATCAGATCTCACGCGACCTGCTATGCAATTATTGTCACAattgttgtttttgtaaataatggcaatgacaaaatattttattgacACTCCTTTTTCCCATGACTACATGACGGTGATGAGCTCAAGATAGCTTTTTGATGACAACATCATGACAAGACGTGTATGAGTTTTCATTACAGAGACCAGACTGGACAGAAATGTTAGTGGGTGTTTATCCTGGCGATTAAAGGAGGGAATATGGAggatgacattttaaaaaaaaaatctacaaaaaACAATAGGGAGGTTTTCATTGTTTTAATTTGTCTATGTGTCCCCTGTAATtgtctggcgaccagttcagggtgtaccccgccttaAGACAGCTGGGACAGGCTCCATCACCCCCGCGACCTTCGCGAAGATGAGCATTTCGTAAGATGAATCAAATTATGAATTTTCTTCCTCTTTCAAATTTACATCGTCTTAGAAAAAGTTGTTTGCTACCATCTAGTGGTCAAGATTAGAATAGACCGACACCAGCAAAAAGATTTAGAACACCATAAGTGTTATTAGATGTACTAAACCAGAACTTGCGACGGAGAGGTATTTTACTGTGTATCCATTTTGGCAGAACATTTTTTCATTAACTTAATGTGGCCCTTCTTGATTTACGTGTATGTTGACGCGCCAACCATTTTCCCTTCTTGAGCCACAGCGCTGACTCACCGAGGATGGCATGCGATACGCGGCAGAGGGCATACGTCACTTTCTCATACAATGCTCTTGTATTTCCTTGccatgtgtgttttttgtgtgtgtgcatgcgtgtgttccGACTTGTCGCTGGCTGtgagtcaactgcagtcttcccACTTGTCTTTGTTTTCAGTCAGCGATACAGAGTACATTGTAGCTATGAATCTTCTGCGTACATGTCGGCTGAAAATGTTTCCACTGCATACATCTATTCTTTCCTGCTACCCAGGAGGTTTCTGTAACAATGGCATCAAATTAGATTGCGCAAGTGTACCCAATGAAGCCACCCGAGAGTCTTTTTCATTAGGTTGTTGTTGCTGTCCGTGCGGCGGGGAACAATGCTAATGATTTAAGAAGGAAATTATGTTAAAGTACTTTAAATATATTGATTTGCTATTTGCTGATCTAGCTTGCATGTTTTTAGAATGTTGGAAGGAATTATCCCCAGAAGCCCTTCGCAATGGGATAAGACGCAAACTCCCAACAGAAAGGCTGAAGCCGAGCCTCGGACCCTGACCTTCTGAACTCTGAGATGTATTATCCAGACTCAGTAGAGGTCTGGCTTAAGTGCTTTAGACAAGGCCAGCACCTCAAACCAGGCTaccaaaagtctttttttctaAATGTGCGTGGAAAAATGCTTTGACtccattaatttaaaaaattgtgacgataagatatatatataactgTGCTCAGAGCCTTTCTAGGTGTTTTATGATCATCAAGTAATTTCACCTATTCGCCAGGATAATAAAGTTGCTTTTGATTTTCACTCATCAGACACACGAGTCTCCAATCGGCTTTGTGTCTTTGTTTTGTGCATTTTGGAAAAACAGGCTCAGCAAAACGCTATTAGGCCTCTTGAAAAGTTATCCCGTTTGCCTTTTCATGGTGGGCTCCTCTTAAAAGCATTCCAAGATGGCAGACAATGAACAGTAAACACAATGTTATAtgcaacccttttttttttttttataaagaaaatgttggataATTCTCCTCACAGTTAAATATCGTGTGGCGAGAAACCCCGGACAAATGCATTTGCTCAATGCGTGtgcttttgtgtgtatgtgtgtgtcagctCTCTGCTAAGTGACATGTTTGGCCATTGGCGTGATGCCGAGCTAGTGCGATCACATGGCATGAAATGTCGTGCCTGCGTTTGTGTTGTGCGTTCGTG from the Syngnathus scovelli strain Florida chromosome 13, RoL_Ssco_1.2, whole genome shotgun sequence genome contains:
- the LOC125979616 gene encoding transmembrane protein 250, with the protein product MPVIPIPRRVRSFHGPHTTCMHSACGPAHTTKLVRSKYNNFELYVRSRCIYSFLRFLLYFGCSLLTSLLWVALSALFLTQYIGVRVLLRLQYKLSVILFLLGHRRLDFAAINDLVIYSMQITMFMVGGLGWCFMVFVDM